One Megalops cyprinoides isolate fMegCyp1 chromosome 17, fMegCyp1.pri, whole genome shotgun sequence DNA window includes the following coding sequences:
- the LOC118792006 gene encoding cell cycle control protein 50A-like, whose amino-acid sequence MASGYSGKEEDGLRSGAPGGPGGGEEVRSRKPDNTAFKQQRLPAWQPVLTAGTVLPAFFAIGCLFIPIGIGLYVTSNNIKEFEIDYTGDDVLSPCFNCSQSYSWNSTCTCAVSFSLDQSFESEVYMYYGLSNFYQNHRRYVKSRDDRQLNGDISSLRNPSKECEPYQRNENMPIAPCGAIANSMFNDTLELYYVLSNGSLAAISLTKTGIAWWTDKHVKFRNPGGNNSNLQAAFRDTTKPVNWRKPVYELDTDPDNNGFINEDFIVWMRTAALPTFRKLYRIIHKNGVTTTLPQGNYILNITYNYPVRSFEGRKRVILSTISWMGGKNPFLGIAYITVGTVCFFLGVVLLIINHKFGNRSNSADIPS is encoded by the exons ATGGCGTCAGGGTACAGCGGAAAGGAGGAAGACGGTCTCCGCTCCGGGGCCCCTGGTGGACCGGGCGGCGGTGAGGAGGTCCGGAGCAGGAAGCCGGACAACACCGCGTTCAAGCAGCAGCGATTACCGGCCTGGCAGCCCGTCCTTACCGCGGGCACCGTGCTTCCAGCCTTCTTCGCCATCGGGTGTCTGTTCATCCCCATCGGGATCGGCCTCTATGTCACATCAAACAACATCAAAGAGTTCGAg ATCGATTACACCGGGGATGATGTGTTGAGTCCCTGTTTCAACTGCTCCCAAAGCTACAGCTGGAACAGCACATGTACGTGTGCCGTGTCCTTCTCGCTGGATCAGTCTTTCGAG AGTGAGGTTTACATGTACTATGGGCTGTCCAACTTCTATCAGAACCACAGACGTTATGTGAAGTCCAGGGATGACAGGCAGCTGAATGGAGACATATCCTCACTGAGA AATCCCAGCAAGGAATGTGAGCCCTACCAAAGGAACGAAAACATGCCCATTGCCCCCTGCGGGGCCATTGCCAACAGCATGTTCAATG ACACTTTGGAACTGTATTATGTCCTTTCCAACGGTTCCCTTGCTGCGATTTCTCTGACGAAGACAGGCATCGCCTGGTGGACGGACAAACACGTCAAGTTCCGAAACCCCGGGGGAAACAACTCCAACCTCCAGGCCGCTTTCCGAG ACACGACAAAGCCGGTGAACTGGCGCAAGCCCGTGTACGAGCTGGACACAGACCCCGACAACAACGGCTTCATCAACGAGGACTTCATCGTGTGGATGCGCACGGCGGCCCTGCCCACCTTCCGCAAGCTGTACCGCATCATCCACAAGAACGGCGTGACCACCACCCTGCCCCAGGGCAACTACATTCTCAACATCACCTACA ACTACCCTGTGCGTAGCTTTGAGGGCCGCAAGCGCGTGATCCTCAGCACCATCTCCTGGATGGGGGGCAAGAACCCCTTCCTGGGCATCGCCTACATCACCGTCGGCACTGTCTGCTTCTTCCTGGGCGTGGTCCTCCTCATCATCAACCACAAGTTTGGAAACCGCAGCAACAGCGCCGACATCCCAAGCTGA
- the LOC118792007 gene encoding cytochrome c oxidase subunit 7A2, mitochondrial-like, giving the protein MYRHFLALRQVSRRMISSSACRQVENKVPEKQKLFQEDNGMPVHLKGGVSDALLYRLTMALTVLGTGYVLYELYSAAVPKKKE; this is encoded by the exons ATGTACAGGCACTTTCTG GCCTTGCGCCAGGTCTCCCGGCGTATGATCAGCAGTAGCGCTTGCAGGCAGGTGGAGAACAAGGTGCCCGAGAAGCAGAAGCTGTTCCAG GAAGACAATGGGATGCCAGTGCACTTAAAAGGTGGTGTCAGTGATGCCCTCCTTTACAGGTTAACGATGGCCCTGACTGTCTTAG GAACTGGATATGTTTTATATGAACTGTATAGCGCAGCAGTCCCCAAGAAGAAAGAGTGA